One genomic segment of Anaerolineae bacterium includes these proteins:
- the surE gene encoding 5'/3'-nucleotidase SurE: MSDTQRRRILITNDDGVHAPGLLALKLALERVGEVVVFAPDHNWSAAGHTKTMHKPLRVFQTNLADGTPALVTTGTPSDCVGLALLGLIPFRPDLVVSGINDGPNLGADITYSGTVAGAMEAVVSGIPAIAVSQDWGQDRDLELAAELAARLAVRVLQNGLPPNTFLNLNVPALPRARFKGLRVTRLGQRVYRDVLIERIDPRGKPYYWIGGEPPTGISDPDGETDIGALAQGYASVTPLNMDMTDYDFLPELQRWELT; the protein is encoded by the coding sequence ATGTCTGACACACAGCGTAGGCGTATCTTGATCACCAACGATGATGGTGTGCACGCTCCTGGCCTATTGGCGCTCAAGCTAGCGCTAGAAAGGGTAGGAGAGGTGGTGGTATTCGCCCCAGACCACAATTGGTCAGCCGCAGGGCATACCAAGACCATGCACAAGCCTCTGCGGGTGTTTCAGACCAACCTGGCCGATGGCACCCCCGCCCTGGTGACCACTGGTACCCCTTCCGACTGCGTAGGGCTGGCACTGCTAGGGCTGATTCCCTTCCGGCCGGATCTGGTGGTCTCAGGCATCAACGACGGCCCTAATCTGGGAGCTGACATCACGTATTCCGGCACAGTCGCAGGGGCGATGGAAGCTGTGGTGAGCGGAATCCCGGCCATCGCTGTATCGCAAGATTGGGGGCAAGACCGAGACTTGGAGCTGGCAGCGGAATTGGCGGCTCGGCTGGCTGTTCGGGTGTTGCAAAACGGATTGCCTCCGAACACCTTCTTAAACCTGAACGTACCCGCTCTGCCGCGAGCTCGCTTCAAAGGTCTGCGGGTCACTCGCTTGGGTCAGCGCGTCTATCGGGATGTGCTGATCGAGCGTATAGACCCTCGGGGCAAACCGTACTACTGGATCGGCGGCGAACCACCTACCGGTATCTCCGATCCAGATGGCGAGACCGATATCGGGGCACTCGCTCAAGGGTACGCCTCGGTGACCCCACTGAACATGGATATGACCGACTACGATTTCCTCCCAGAGCTACAGCGCTGGGAGTTAACATGA
- a CDS encoding transglycosylase domain-containing protein: protein MNRLAHVVIRRQRRYRTFQTAPKPHLWVLRLFLGLLLFFTIAAGTVVAAAVGMAAGVYAYFARDLPDASAIETEQEQFETVRIYDRTGQHLLYESIDPRPFRGDRTYVTLDQISPHLIQATIALEDRSFYENPGVNFRGLARAFIMTMSGEAIQGGSSITQQLVKNVLIPPEERYQRSYARKIKEMILALEITRRYPGREGKNQILEWYLNYNFYGNAAYGVEAASRVYFDKPARELTLDEAAMLAALPQFPGLNPIQAPADAYRRQRKVLDAMVEAGYLTQAEADAAKRYFNDRLLNTMVEQGVLSPDDLDPIRRGDRAATAKALQALVKMDLLDPEEAQQAARREGVLWQFVRQQARERFEIPPDAPHFALYVLDQLDREFNTADDPYFIWRNGLQVYTTLDWDLQQYIQCVARAHIAYLQNKKPEPYPGCEPPPPIEELTLPRNQFDHEVTNAAVVAIRPKTGEILAMLGSLDYYNKEIDGEVNNALAEHQPGSSFKPFTYLTAFQQGYTAATMVMDVRTVFPDPPNPPYVPENYDRKYHGPQSLREALARSYNIPAVWLMSKVGVKNVLAIAHRLGINTLTKDYYGLSLTLGGGEVRLLDMTYAFSVLANNGVMAGQPVPPIQRRPGFRNLDPVAILLVKDRNGRVLKEYRQPQVEQVLAPQLAYLITDILSDRQARLAAFGSFSKYLTLEDRPVAAKTGTTNDYRDDWTIGYTPQLAVGVWVGNTDNRPMNQMPGSLGAAPIFHQVMKYAMRDQPVETWQEPPGMVRVTVCVPSGLLPTSDCPTTRQELFIAGTEPTTYDTLYRAFEVNRETGKLATQYTPPELVERRVYQIFPPEAADWVRENGIPQPPTQYDDAYGPGPADPEVAIIEPSAYSYVRGIIPIVGNAQVGDFRSYRVEFGEGLNPGAWIQIGPEHTNQISNGVLEYWDTTPFNGLYTLRLIVTRSDGGVRIATTQVTVDNTAPTVELIHPPDGKVYVMEDDEWVSITAEATDDWSMDRVEFFMDGNRLGTSTVAPYSLRWTITMSTTITETHVITVTAYDSAGNTTPTAPVTISVVRKPKVEKQSRAAIWFPNEPVAVNELLFGRFRARRM, encoded by the coding sequence ATGAACCGACTAGCTCACGTAGTCATCCGGCGACAACGCCGTTACCGAACATTCCAGACAGCCCCTAAGCCCCACCTCTGGGTCTTGCGGTTGTTCCTGGGCTTGCTATTGTTTTTCACGATCGCCGCAGGGACGGTAGTAGCCGCAGCGGTAGGGATGGCAGCCGGCGTCTACGCCTACTTCGCTCGTGACCTACCTGACGCCAGCGCTATCGAAACCGAACAAGAGCAGTTCGAGACAGTCCGTATTTACGATCGCACCGGACAGCATCTGCTCTACGAGTCTATTGATCCGCGCCCTTTCCGCGGCGACCGCACGTACGTTACTCTCGATCAGATCTCGCCGCACCTGATCCAGGCCACCATCGCCTTGGAAGATCGCTCGTTCTATGAGAACCCCGGCGTGAACTTTCGCGGCTTGGCACGTGCCTTCATCATGACCATGAGCGGCGAGGCGATCCAGGGCGGCTCTTCCATCACGCAACAGCTCGTTAAGAACGTGCTTATTCCCCCTGAAGAACGCTACCAGCGCTCATACGCCCGCAAAATTAAAGAGATGATCTTGGCGCTGGAGATTACCCGGCGCTATCCGGGGCGCGAAGGGAAAAACCAGATCCTGGAGTGGTACCTGAATTACAACTTCTATGGCAACGCAGCCTATGGCGTAGAAGCCGCATCCCGCGTGTACTTCGACAAACCAGCCAGGGAGCTGACGCTGGATGAGGCAGCCATGCTGGCAGCGTTGCCCCAGTTTCCAGGCCTTAATCCAATCCAGGCCCCGGCCGATGCTTATCGCCGGCAGCGCAAGGTGCTTGATGCGATGGTGGAAGCCGGCTACCTTACTCAGGCTGAGGCCGACGCTGCCAAAAGATACTTTAACGATCGCTTACTGAACACAATGGTAGAACAAGGGGTACTGTCCCCAGATGATCTCGACCCGATCCGGCGAGGGGATCGAGCGGCCACAGCGAAAGCCCTGCAAGCCCTAGTGAAGATGGACCTGCTTGACCCAGAAGAGGCTCAGCAGGCCGCTCGGCGGGAAGGTGTCCTCTGGCAGTTCGTTCGGCAACAAGCGCGGGAGCGCTTTGAGATCCCTCCCGATGCACCGCACTTTGCGCTGTACGTGCTGGACCAACTCGATCGCGAGTTTAACACCGCCGACGATCCTTACTTCATCTGGCGCAATGGTTTGCAGGTATACACCACGCTGGATTGGGACCTACAGCAGTACATCCAGTGCGTCGCTCGCGCCCATATCGCTTATCTCCAGAACAAGAAGCCAGAGCCCTATCCTGGCTGCGAGCCGCCTCCGCCCATCGAGGAACTGACCCTGCCCAGGAACCAATTCGATCACGAGGTGACGAATGCGGCGGTCGTAGCTATCCGCCCTAAGACAGGCGAGATCCTGGCGATGTTGGGAAGTCTGGATTATTACAACAAAGAGATTGACGGCGAAGTGAACAACGCCCTCGCCGAACACCAGCCCGGCTCTTCCTTCAAGCCGTTCACCTATCTCACAGCCTTTCAGCAGGGATACACCGCTGCCACCATGGTCATGGACGTACGCACTGTCTTCCCAGACCCTCCTAACCCGCCCTATGTGCCCGAAAACTATGATCGCAAGTATCATGGCCCACAGAGCTTGCGCGAGGCTCTGGCGCGCTCATACAACATCCCGGCCGTATGGCTGATGAGCAAGGTAGGGGTCAAGAATGTACTCGCCATCGCCCATCGCCTGGGGATTAACACTCTGACCAAGGATTACTACGGGCTGAGCTTGACCTTGGGCGGCGGCGAGGTACGACTGCTCGACATGACCTACGCCTTTAGCGTGCTGGCCAACAACGGTGTGATGGCTGGCCAACCGGTGCCGCCGATCCAGCGCCGGCCTGGGTTCCGTAACCTTGACCCCGTTGCCATTCTGTTGGTCAAGGACAGAAATGGCCGCGTGCTCAAAGAATATCGCCAGCCGCAAGTGGAGCAAGTGTTGGCTCCGCAGCTAGCTTATCTGATCACCGACATCCTCTCCGACCGGCAGGCACGCCTAGCGGCCTTTGGCAGCTTCTCCAAGTATTTGACTTTGGAGGACCGTCCTGTCGCTGCCAAGACTGGCACAACCAATGACTATCGGGATGACTGGACCATCGGCTATACGCCGCAGCTGGCTGTAGGGGTGTGGGTTGGAAACACTGACAACCGGCCGATGAATCAGATGCCCGGCTCATTGGGCGCAGCTCCCATCTTTCATCAGGTTATGAAATACGCCATGCGTGATCAGCCTGTGGAAACATGGCAGGAGCCGCCTGGCATGGTGCGGGTGACGGTTTGCGTCCCCTCTGGCCTGCTTCCTACCAGCGACTGTCCGACCACGCGCCAGGAGCTGTTCATTGCCGGCACCGAGCCGACCACCTACGATACTCTCTATCGAGCCTTTGAGGTCAACCGTGAGACCGGCAAACTAGCGACGCAGTACACTCCGCCGGAGCTGGTGGAGCGGCGCGTCTATCAGATCTTCCCGCCGGAAGCCGCCGATTGGGTGCGCGAAAACGGGATTCCTCAGCCGCCGACTCAATATGATGACGCCTACGGCCCTGGCCCGGCTGATCCAGAGGTAGCCATTATCGAGCCCAGCGCTTATAGTTACGTGCGAGGGATCATCCCCATTGTGGGCAATGCACAGGTGGGCGACTTCCGCAGCTATCGTGTTGAGTTCGGCGAAGGGCTGAACCCCGGCGCGTGGATCCAGATCGGCCCTGAGCATACCAATCAGATCAGCAATGGGGTGTTGGAGTACTGGGATACGACGCCGTTTAACGGGCTGTATACGCTGCGCCTGATCGTTACACGCAGCGATGGGGGTGTGCGTATCGCCACCACTCAGGTCACAGTGGACAACACTGCGCCCACTGTAGAGCTCATCCATCCACCAGATGGCAAGGTCTATGTCATGGAGGACGATGAATGGGTGAGCATTACTGCGGAAGCTACCGATGACTGGTCCATGGATCGGGTGGAGTTTTTTATGGACGGGAACCGGCTTGGCACCAGCACCGTAGCCCCTTACAGCCTCCGTTGGACCATTACCATGTCCACCACCATTACTGAGACCCATGTCATCACTGTAACGGCTTATGACAGCGCTGGAAACACCACTCCAACAGCACCGGTGACGATTTCGGTGGTTCGTAAACCAAAGGTGGAGAAACAGTCGAGGGCCGCGATATGGTTTCCTAACGAGCCCGTCGCAGTGAACGAGCTGCTCTTCGGCCGTTTCAGAGCCCGAAGAATGTGA
- a CDS encoding NAD(P)/FAD-dependent oxidoreductase, protein MDFDVIIVGASSSGLYAAELLAKAGKRVAVFERQPEVDPARRTYITTAHLKQFIAEEDITILHRIQVMSLTSLGAIVDIPLNPPDWILDRNLLIKGLLARAKARGAEVFTCHRFLRFEETNGYTQLVFEQAKREIRATAGIVIGADGLYSQVARAAHIPHPPSVPIVQAEIELPPQWDPSVTRVWFDVHETRFFYWLIPESPERGVLGLVGEPASEPRRLLDRFLDKMGIQALRYQGARVALHHPGLRPWGRVGLVPIYLVGDAAGQVKVTTVGGTVTGIWGARAAASAIIKGTSYAQEMRSLKRELDLHWYIRWLLERLDNSGYERLIQYTTPAVRRFLSQRHRDQMMGSIWQLPFRAPRLLLLGLRLLLRAQRDRRAVPSYLPKPIGSRRTDVAQEHRPRRRA, encoded by the coding sequence TTGGACTTTGATGTCATCATCGTTGGAGCATCTTCCTCTGGTCTCTACGCGGCGGAGTTACTTGCCAAAGCTGGGAAGCGCGTGGCCGTGTTTGAGCGTCAACCCGAGGTTGATCCAGCCAGGCGCACGTACATCACCACCGCCCACCTCAAACAGTTTATCGCTGAAGAGGATATCACGATTCTCCATCGAATTCAGGTGATGTCCCTCACCTCATTAGGCGCTATTGTGGATATCCCACTGAATCCCCCCGATTGGATTCTCGACCGGAACTTGCTTATCAAAGGGCTGCTCGCCCGTGCGAAAGCGCGCGGGGCCGAGGTTTTCACCTGCCACCGCTTCCTGCGCTTCGAGGAAACGAACGGCTATACTCAACTTGTCTTTGAACAGGCTAAAAGGGAGATCCGAGCCACAGCAGGTATCGTGATCGGCGCCGACGGGCTGTACAGCCAGGTCGCTCGGGCCGCCCATATCCCGCATCCGCCCTCTGTACCTATCGTCCAGGCCGAGATTGAGCTGCCCCCTCAATGGGATCCCAGCGTTACTCGAGTTTGGTTTGACGTCCATGAAACGCGTTTCTTCTACTGGTTGATCCCAGAATCGCCAGAGAGAGGGGTGTTGGGCCTAGTAGGAGAACCCGCTAGTGAGCCCCGCCGGCTGTTGGATCGCTTTCTCGACAAGATGGGCATTCAAGCCCTGCGCTATCAAGGTGCTCGGGTCGCTCTTCACCATCCTGGTTTGCGCCCATGGGGAAGGGTGGGCCTTGTGCCGATCTATTTGGTCGGCGACGCGGCTGGCCAGGTTAAGGTGACCACGGTGGGCGGCACCGTCACGGGCATATGGGGGGCCCGGGCGGCTGCTAGTGCCATTATCAAAGGGACGAGTTACGCCCAGGAGATGCGCTCCCTCAAGCGCGAGCTGGATTTGCACTGGTATATACGCTGGCTCCTGGAGAGACTAGATAATTCAGGATACGAACGCTTGATTCAATACACGACCCCCGCAGTCCGACGCTTCCTGAGCCAACGTCACCGAGATCAAATGATGGGCAGCATTTGGCAACTGCCGTTCCGAGCGCCGCGGCTTTTGCTATTGGGGTTGCGGTTACTGCTGAGGGCTCAGAGGGATCGCCGGGCCGTCCCATCCTATTTGCCGAAGCCTATCGGCTCTCGGAGAACGGATGTCGCCCAAGAACATCGGCCGAGGAGGAGGGCATGA
- a CDS encoding nucleotidyltransferase family protein: MSLTIAQSPSRGDASWEAARFLQALTAPSTDALGAWLLTNELNTEAVSWLQRQRLAPYAFYRLREAGLIARLPQATQAALRSSFYATAAYNAVLTAELGALLASLRRREVEPIVLKGMALGITLYPVPNARPTSDLDLLVERRQMEAVRQVLVEREYRDMGLDPEHHQAFCNHLHAWRKVSNDLSVSVEAHWHLVHDPAYARHMDLRDLRARARRVDFGPFSALVLDPADQLIHACAHLLLHHGYNWSWLWLLDLHLLVERYGATWDWDELVSRAEALRLARALQYWLELAETWMGTRLPAQAKRALTSAQSSEEEEHRLYIARTQRVRVGKLLWLRARGAGGWRERLAYLAEALFPPWAYMQHRYGARSRWLAPLYYGWRIARAVVAVFRQVGLA; encoded by the coding sequence ATGAGCCTGACCATCGCCCAATCGCCATCTCGTGGGGATGCTTCATGGGAGGCGGCAAGGTTTCTACAGGCTCTGACAGCGCCTTCTACAGACGCGCTGGGAGCCTGGCTGCTAACGAACGAGCTGAACACGGAGGCGGTGAGTTGGCTGCAAAGACAACGGCTGGCACCTTATGCATTCTATCGGCTGCGTGAGGCCGGGCTAATCGCACGCCTGCCCCAGGCCACGCAGGCTGCTCTGCGGTCGTCCTTCTACGCTACGGCCGCCTACAACGCGGTCCTGACCGCTGAGTTAGGTGCCCTGTTGGCCAGCCTGCGTCGCCGAGAGGTGGAACCGATTGTCCTCAAAGGGATGGCGTTGGGCATCACATTATATCCTGTCCCCAACGCTCGGCCGACGTCTGATCTCGACCTGCTAGTCGAGCGAAGGCAGATGGAGGCAGTCAGGCAAGTGTTAGTTGAGCGGGAATACCGCGATATGGGGCTTGACCCGGAGCATCACCAAGCGTTCTGCAACCATTTGCACGCCTGGCGGAAAGTGTCAAACGACCTCTCTGTAAGCGTGGAAGCTCATTGGCACCTGGTGCACGATCCTGCCTATGCCCGTCATATGGACTTGCGCGACCTGCGCGCACGGGCCCGGCGGGTGGACTTCGGCCCGTTCTCGGCGTTGGTGCTCGATCCGGCCGATCAGTTGATCCACGCGTGTGCCCATCTGCTGCTCCATCACGGCTATAATTGGAGCTGGTTGTGGCTGCTCGACCTGCATTTGCTTGTGGAGCGCTACGGGGCCACATGGGACTGGGATGAGCTTGTCAGCCGCGCAGAGGCGCTTCGATTGGCCAGAGCTCTGCAGTATTGGCTGGAGCTGGCCGAGACATGGATGGGAACCCGTCTGCCAGCACAGGCTAAGCGCGCGCTGACTAGCGCACAGAGTAGCGAGGAAGAGGAACATCGTCTGTATATCGCTCGCACCCAACGAGTGCGCGTGGGGAAGCTGCTCTGGCTGCGCGCTCGAGGGGCAGGCGGCTGGCGGGAGCGGCTGGCTTATCTGGCCGAAGCCCTCTTTCCGCCATGGGCTTACATGCAGCATCGGTACGGAGCCCGCTCTCGTTGGCTCGCCCCGCTTTACTATGGCTGGCGAATCGCTCGCGCTGTAGTCGCCGTGTTTCGGCAGGTTGGCCTGGCGTAA
- a CDS encoding right-handed parallel beta-helix repeat-containing protein, translating into MELIVSQREPEHLKTLNAAVRNAQPGTRIFIRPGLYHESLVLDKPLELIGDGPIEEIIIESTESRCVLVQADQAILRGLTIRSSVGLRGNKYYALEVIQGQPLIENCDITSDAFACVAVHGPAANPTLRQSRIHDGEGVGVSFYEGSRGIVEECEIFANKYAGVEICEDSAPVIRRCRIHHNKGDGIWAYHSGQGTVEDCLIFGNARAGIRLEQGSHLTIRDGFIQDRIITYRDNPGLTRRWTLGGAIAGAVILGAIGQNLLGILLGAMLGALAGVIIAGTISGLLGSTMSSSNRER; encoded by the coding sequence ATGGAACTGATTGTTTCTCAGCGAGAGCCAGAGCATTTGAAGACTCTTAACGCAGCTGTACGCAACGCCCAGCCCGGCACGCGCATCTTCATCCGCCCCGGCCTCTATCATGAGAGCCTCGTCCTGGACAAGCCACTGGAGCTAATCGGCGACGGTCCCATAGAGGAGATCATCATCGAGAGCACCGAGTCACGCTGCGTGCTCGTACAAGCCGACCAAGCGATCTTGCGCGGCCTGACGATTCGTAGCTCGGTCGGCCTAAGGGGAAACAAATATTACGCCTTAGAGGTTATCCAAGGCCAGCCCCTAATCGAGAACTGCGATATCACCTCAGATGCCTTTGCCTGTGTCGCCGTTCATGGCCCGGCTGCAAACCCAACCCTCCGCCAGTCTCGCATCCACGATGGCGAAGGCGTGGGCGTCTCATTTTATGAAGGGAGCCGGGGAATCGTAGAGGAGTGCGAGATCTTTGCGAATAAGTATGCCGGAGTCGAGATCTGTGAAGACAGCGCCCCGGTCATTCGGCGTTGTCGGATTCATCATAACAAAGGCGACGGGATTTGGGCCTATCACAGCGGACAGGGGACGGTCGAGGATTGCCTGATCTTTGGCAACGCCAGAGCAGGGATTCGGCTTGAGCAAGGTAGCCATTTGACAATCCGGGACGGTTTCATCCAGGATCGGATCATAACATACAGGGACAACCCCGGGCTGACTCGGCGATGGACCCTCGGCGGCGCGATCGCAGGCGCAGTGATCCTGGGCGCGATCGGCCAAAACCTGTTAGGCATCCTATTGGGGGCTATGTTAGGAGCCCTTGCCGGCGTGATCATCGCTGGTACTATCTCTGGCTTGCTTGGATCAACCATGTCCTCCTCGAACAGGGAACGCTGA
- a CDS encoding C4-type zinc ribbon domain-containing protein, producing MNLPRALYTLQMIELDLEAKQRRLHEVKATLGETVALRSAREAMKQATSELERWKKRQQELEWEIRSLEQRIAELERDLLSGRVRNPKELGGMQANVESLHHRRRELEDRLLEAMVHVEEHTLRHHEAVTLYQRAETRWREDQARLNEEQSALQREISRLHAEREALIHRLAPDALSEYQRLRQRRNGYAVSEVRHGACRICGVTLPTSLVQAVRQREELIYCSSCGRILCALD from the coding sequence GTGAACCTGCCTCGCGCCCTATACACGCTACAGATGATCGAGTTGGATCTGGAGGCCAAACAAAGACGTCTACATGAGGTCAAAGCGACCCTGGGCGAAACCGTAGCCCTTCGCTCGGCCCGAGAGGCCATGAAACAGGCGACGAGCGAGTTGGAACGTTGGAAAAAACGCCAGCAGGAACTCGAGTGGGAAATCCGCTCTCTGGAGCAACGTATTGCCGAGCTCGAACGTGATCTCTTGAGCGGACGGGTGCGCAATCCCAAAGAGCTAGGGGGGATGCAGGCGAATGTAGAATCTTTGCACCATCGCCGGCGAGAGCTGGAGGACCGCCTGCTGGAGGCAATGGTCCATGTGGAAGAGCACACCCTTCGCCACCACGAGGCCGTGACCCTGTATCAGCGGGCGGAGACCCGCTGGCGAGAGGACCAGGCTAGGCTCAACGAAGAACAAAGCGCCCTGCAACGGGAGATCTCCCGGCTGCATGCGGAGCGCGAGGCGCTGATTCACCGATTAGCTCCTGACGCACTCAGCGAATATCAGCGCCTGCGCCAACGCCGCAACGGGTACGCCGTTTCCGAGGTCCGGCATGGCGCCTGTCGGATCTGTGGGGTGACGCTCCCCACAAGCCTCGTACAAGCCGTTCGCCAGCGCGAGGAGCTGATATATTGCTCAAGCTGCGGGCGCATCCTGTGCGCTTTGGATTGA
- a CDS encoding serine hydrolase, producing MGKTPSVIVLQVRHQGQLVFDEAYSMFDPEASASEEVARPAPASALSDLASVIKQSTTTAFMRPVEAERVRLYRTVAEVIPKFTSMRPTGDADEPSPSNSRG from the coding sequence ATGGGGAAGACCCCCTCAGTCATCGTATTGCAAGTGCGCCATCAAGGTCAGCTCGTTTTCGATGAGGCTTATAGCATGTTTGATCCTGAGGCGAGCGCATCGGAAGAGGTGGCAAGGCCCGCCCCGGCAAGCGCACTCTCCGATCTGGCCTCGGTGATCAAGCAGTCCACGACGACAGCTTTCATGCGCCCAGTCGAGGCCGAGCGCGTGCGCTTGTATCGAACCGTAGCCGAGGTCATTCCCAAGTTCACCAGCATGCGTCCTACAGGCGACGCTGATGAGCCATCTCCAAGCAACTCACGTGGCTGA
- a CDS encoding diacylglycerol kinase family lipid kinase — MRAILVYNPCAGSGRSIEDIDTVVGMLHRRGWIVRVQEIRKAGDAAHFTREAAADGYEMALVAGGDGTVSSAVQGLVGSQTALGVLPAGTGNVLARQLGMPVPGPLHPTILRKAAELILGGEPHLVDLGLLINATTGERGRYFLCWAGIGIDAAITQEVELFPQLKRRLGLGAFVISALQVLRHYAGTRAELIVDGQRVRPRRMLLAVASNMELYGGFFHISPQARLDDGLLDFTCFRGDYWFDTLYHAFIILLRRHVRDPRVICYQAREIEISTARPLPVHVDAEPYGTTPVRIRVVPQALRLIIPSTAPPHILSRSDASRELRYVLLKPAA, encoded by the coding sequence ATGCGAGCAATCCTGGTTTACAATCCATGTGCTGGCTCTGGGCGCTCTATTGAAGACATCGACACGGTAGTGGGGATGTTGCACCGACGCGGGTGGATAGTACGCGTGCAGGAAATCCGAAAAGCTGGAGACGCAGCGCACTTCACCCGCGAGGCTGCTGCCGACGGATATGAGATGGCGCTGGTAGCAGGCGGGGACGGCACAGTAAGCTCTGCTGTCCAGGGGCTGGTAGGCTCGCAGACGGCGCTGGGAGTGCTTCCGGCAGGAACAGGCAATGTGTTGGCGCGTCAACTGGGCATGCCGGTACCTGGCCCTCTCCACCCTACTATCTTGCGCAAGGCTGCGGAGCTCATCCTGGGAGGTGAACCGCACTTGGTGGACCTAGGGCTGTTGATTAACGCTACTACTGGCGAGCGCGGGCGGTATTTCCTTTGCTGGGCCGGGATCGGCATTGATGCGGCGATCACGCAGGAGGTGGAGCTGTTCCCGCAGCTTAAGCGCCGGCTGGGCCTTGGCGCCTTTGTGATCTCAGCACTGCAGGTGCTGCGACACTACGCAGGCACGCGCGCAGAGCTGATTGTAGATGGGCAGCGGGTGCGGCCGCGACGCATGTTACTGGCAGTGGCTAGCAACATGGAGCTATACGGCGGCTTTTTCCATATCTCTCCCCAAGCGCGCTTGGACGATGGGCTGCTCGACTTCACTTGCTTTCGCGGCGATTATTGGTTTGACACCCTGTACCATGCTTTTATCATCCTGCTACGTCGTCATGTGCGCGACCCGCGTGTCATCTGCTACCAGGCGCGTGAGATCGAGATCAGCACGGCTCGGCCGCTGCCCGTGCATGTGGATGCCGAGCCATATGGGACCACGCCGGTACGCATTCGGGTCGTTCCCCAAGCGTTGCGCCTGATCATCCCTTCCACTGCACCCCCGCACATCCTGTCGCGCTCTGACGCATCTCGAGAGCTGCGCTATGTGCTACTTAAACCTGCCGCTTAG
- the xseA gene encoding exodeoxyribonuclease VII large subunit, whose product MWRPILTVSQVTGYIKGLFLQDELLQDVWVEGEISNFSRAASGHCYFTLKDESAALSCVMWRAQVARLSQEPRNGDAVLVHGYVSVYEPRGAYQLYVDLLQAAGLGRLYLELEALKARLEAEGLFAAERKRPIPAWPRRIGIVTSTDAAALRDILRTLSVRYPLVEVILASTLVQGVEAPPQIVEAIAMLNRWSETREPIDVLIVARGGGSLEELWAFNDERVVRAIAASRIPVISGVGHETDFTLADLAADLRAPTPTGAATMAVPDARELARQVADRRSRLVTLISGRLAEARAQVEQVQRDLRRLTPLAFIASQRQRLDELTRAMQRQLMHDLALRRARVEALRARLEGLNPTEVLQRGYAIVQDVDSGQVVHSMRQVAPGMNLRVYVADGVFDAQVTSIDGG is encoded by the coding sequence ATGTGGAGACCCATTCTCACCGTTTCGCAGGTCACCGGTTACATCAAAGGGCTTTTCCTCCAGGATGAGCTATTGCAGGACGTTTGGGTGGAGGGGGAGATCAGCAACTTCTCGCGCGCCGCTTCGGGACACTGTTATTTCACCCTCAAGGACGAGTCGGCTGCCCTAAGCTGCGTAATGTGGCGTGCTCAAGTGGCTCGCCTGTCGCAAGAGCCGCGCAATGGCGACGCCGTCCTAGTTCATGGCTACGTGTCGGTGTACGAGCCGCGCGGCGCGTATCAACTGTATGTGGATCTGCTACAGGCAGCTGGGCTGGGTCGGCTTTATCTGGAGCTGGAAGCCCTTAAGGCGCGCCTGGAGGCCGAAGGGCTGTTTGCGGCGGAGCGCAAGCGCCCCATCCCCGCCTGGCCACGGCGGATCGGCATTGTGACCTCGACGGATGCGGCCGCGCTACGAGACATCCTGCGGACGCTTTCCGTACGCTATCCGCTGGTAGAAGTGATCTTGGCCAGCACGCTGGTGCAGGGGGTCGAGGCTCCGCCACAGATTGTCGAAGCCATCGCTATGCTCAACCGCTGGTCTGAGACTCGGGAGCCCATCGATGTGCTGATCGTGGCCCGAGGCGGCGGCAGCTTGGAGGAGCTGTGGGCGTTCAACGACGAGCGAGTAGTGCGGGCCATTGCGGCCTCTCGTATCCCCGTCATCAGCGGTGTAGGCCACGAGACCGATTTCACCCTGGCCGATCTGGCGGCTGATCTGCGCGCGCCCACCCCGACCGGCGCGGCGACGATGGCTGTGCCTGACGCCCGCGAGCTGGCGCGGCAAGTCGCTGATCGGCGCTCTCGATTGGTTACGCTGATCTCAGGCCGGCTGGCGGAGGCCCGCGCGCAAGTAGAACAGGTACAACGAGACCTGCGCCGTCTTACACCTCTGGCTTTCATCGCCAGCCAGCGGCAGCGGCTGGACGAGCTCACTCGAGCTATGCAGAGACAACTGATGCACGATCTGGCGTTACGACGCGCTCGCGTTGAGGCGCTGCGCGCCCGACTGGAGGGGCTTAACCCTACCGAGGTGTTGCAACGAGGTTATGCCATCGTCCAGGATGTTGATTCGGGGCAGGTAGTGCATTCCATGCGCCAAGTTGCGCCTGGCATGAACCTGCGCGTGTATGTGGCTGACGGCGTGTTTGACGCACAAGTGACCTCCATCGACGGGGGATAA